One window from the genome of Cyclobacterium amurskyense encodes:
- a CDS encoding TatD family hydrolase, giving the protein MMYIDPHIHVTSRTTDDYEAMQKAGIVAVIEPAFWLGQARTKVGSFQDYFSSLVGWERFRAKQFGIVHYCTMGLNSREANNVALAEEVMELLPLYVSKEGVVAIGEIGYDDQTEAEDRFYRLQLELAKEVNLPVMIHTPHRDKKKGTIRSMVVSEEHGLDPGMVIVDHNNEETVKDVLDRGYWAAFTIYPHTKMGSERMVEIVRQYGPERIIVDSAADWGISDPLAVPKTAALMREKGIPEEHIKMTCYGNALKAYGQSGQMDEKDWLEKEPIDQTKKMGGNTVLRGGQNPRVESDSSNIIEN; this is encoded by the coding sequence ATGATGTACATCGATCCACATATACATGTTACTTCCAGAACTACTGATGACTATGAAGCCATGCAAAAAGCTGGAATAGTGGCTGTAATTGAGCCTGCATTTTGGCTAGGACAGGCAAGAACCAAAGTAGGAAGTTTTCAAGATTATTTCAGTAGCCTTGTTGGCTGGGAACGTTTTCGGGCCAAGCAATTTGGGATTGTGCACTATTGCACAATGGGACTGAATTCCCGGGAGGCCAATAATGTGGCCTTGGCTGAGGAAGTGATGGAGCTACTTCCCCTATATGTAAGCAAGGAAGGCGTGGTAGCCATTGGTGAAATAGGATATGATGATCAAACGGAAGCTGAAGACAGGTTTTATCGGCTTCAATTGGAACTGGCAAAAGAGGTAAATCTGCCAGTGATGATCCACACTCCTCATAGGGATAAGAAAAAAGGAACCATCAGAAGTATGGTTGTAAGTGAGGAGCATGGACTCGATCCGGGTATGGTCATTGTGGACCACAACAATGAAGAAACAGTGAAGGATGTTCTTGATAGAGGTTATTGGGCAGCGTTTACGATTTACCCACATACCAAAATGGGAAGTGAGCGAATGGTAGAAATTGTACGCCAATATGGTCCGGAACGCATCATTGTAGACAGTGCCGCAGATTGGGGAATCAGTGATCCATTGGCAGTGCCAAAAACGGCAGCCTTAATGAGAGAAAAAGGAATTCCTGAAGAGCATATTAAAATGACTTGTTATGGAAATGCCCTGAAAGCCTACGGTCAAAGCGGACAGATGGATGAAAAAGATTGGTTAGAAAAAGAGCCAATCGATCAAACAAAAAAAATGGGAGGAAATACTGTGCTTAGAGGTGGACAAAATCCTCGTGTAGAAAGCGATTCCTCCAATATCATAGAGAATTAA
- a CDS encoding EboA domain-containing protein — translation MKSISSTIEFLKRSLKATAASDSMDWLELQVERIKADMGSMKLFLSFSQASRHFSKNPLNLSDQGLQEAAKIRDGFSPGKWTCLQTARVLLVLEALSEDSEKWLKDIEKLFESADIHEQEALYAALPIYPFQEKFTKRAAEGLRSNMTSVFDAIALNNPYPADFLVEQAWNQMVLKAIFMQRPLYQIIGIEKRLNSSLAKTLVDYVHERWSANRNVIPELWRFVSPFVDEEILGLLEKVMVNGTDLEKYAVGLTCSQSENISAKSLLDKYPEIKNKIDKGEISWEGIGKKYEEEN, via the coding sequence ATGAAAAGTATTTCATCCACCATAGAATTTCTAAAGAGAAGCTTGAAGGCAACAGCCGCTTCCGATAGCATGGATTGGTTGGAGCTTCAGGTGGAGAGGATTAAAGCAGATATGGGCTCAATGAAGCTTTTTTTATCCTTTAGTCAAGCATCCCGTCATTTTTCCAAAAATCCATTAAATTTATCAGATCAAGGTCTTCAGGAAGCCGCAAAAATCAGGGATGGTTTTTCTCCTGGTAAATGGACCTGTCTGCAAACGGCAAGGGTCTTATTGGTATTGGAAGCATTGTCAGAGGATAGTGAAAAATGGCTGAAGGATATAGAGAAACTTTTTGAATCAGCAGATATTCATGAGCAGGAGGCTTTGTATGCTGCCTTGCCCATCTATCCTTTTCAGGAGAAATTTACCAAGCGTGCTGCTGAGGGATTGCGCAGTAATATGACCTCGGTATTTGATGCCATAGCATTAAACAATCCCTATCCAGCAGATTTTCTGGTGGAGCAAGCCTGGAATCAAATGGTGCTAAAGGCCATCTTTATGCAGCGACCCCTCTATCAGATCATTGGAATTGAAAAGCGGCTGAATAGCAGTTTGGCTAAAACCTTGGTCGATTATGTTCACGAACGCTGGTCTGCCAATAGGAATGTGATTCCAGAGCTGTGGCGCTTTGTCTCTCCATTTGTAGATGAGGAAATCCTAGGCCTCTTGGAAAAGGTAATGGTCAATGGAACAGATTTGGAGAAATATGCAGTAGGCCTGACCTGCTCTCAAAGTGAAAATATTTCAGCCAAGAGTCTTCTGGATAAATATCCGGAAATAAAAAATAAAATAGATAAGGGAGAAATAAGTTGGGAAGGAATAGGCAAGAAATATGAAGAGGAAAACTAA
- a CDS encoding Gfo/Idh/MocA family protein: protein MSEKKQIRIGLIGTGLMGRIHTNGYKRLGDFFPEYEYRPVLQVACSRREDKIKDFAEQWGYASYETDWRKVIERDDVDAIDICTPNNTHSEIAIAAAKAGKMILCEKPLSRTIEEGEEMVKVIEEAGVKNTVWYNYRRVPAVTLAKQIVDSGKLGKIFHYRANFLQDWTISPELPQGGDALWRLDAAAAGSGVTGDLLAHCIDTAMWLNGGIKDVSAMTETFIKERVHQGSGEKQKVEIDDACAFHCHFDNGSLGLFEATRYARGHKALYTFEINGEHASIRWDLHDLNRLEYFDHNDEPQVRGWRSIHVTEGDQPYMDRWWIPGTSIGYEHSFIHQVADFFKSLESDEPCRPTFRDAYETQKVCEAVLDSAKSRSWKDTGVDWLK from the coding sequence ATGTCAGAGAAAAAGCAAATAAGAATAGGATTGATAGGTACGGGCCTAATGGGCAGAATCCATACCAACGGTTATAAAAGACTGGGGGATTTCTTCCCTGAATACGAGTACCGACCAGTTTTACAAGTAGCCTGTTCCAGAAGGGAAGACAAAATCAAAGATTTTGCTGAGCAATGGGGATATGCTTCTTATGAAACAGACTGGAGAAAAGTCATTGAAAGAGATGATGTAGATGCCATTGACATCTGTACGCCAAATAACACGCACTCGGAAATAGCCATCGCTGCTGCCAAAGCAGGAAAAATGATTCTTTGTGAAAAACCACTTTCCAGAACCATAGAAGAAGGGGAAGAAATGGTAAAAGTAATCGAAGAAGCAGGAGTAAAAAATACTGTATGGTACAATTATAGAAGAGTGCCAGCCGTAACCTTAGCAAAACAAATTGTTGATTCTGGTAAGCTAGGTAAGATCTTCCATTACAGGGCCAATTTCCTTCAGGATTGGACGATCAGTCCGGAATTACCTCAAGGAGGAGATGCACTTTGGAGACTAGATGCAGCTGCAGCCGGATCAGGAGTGACTGGTGACCTTTTGGCTCACTGTATTGACACTGCCATGTGGCTAAATGGAGGGATTAAAGATGTTTCTGCCATGACTGAAACATTTATCAAGGAAAGAGTACACCAGGGAAGTGGGGAAAAACAAAAGGTTGAAATTGATGATGCTTGTGCATTTCATTGCCATTTTGACAATGGTTCATTAGGGCTTTTTGAAGCCACTCGTTATGCGAGAGGACACAAAGCGCTTTATACTTTTGAGATAAACGGAGAACATGCTTCCATCAGATGGGATTTACATGATTTGAATAGATTGGAATACTTCGATCATAATGACGAACCTCAGGTTAGAGGCTGGCGTTCTATTCATGTTACCGAAGGAGATCAACCTTATATGGATCGTTGGTGGATACCTGGAACAAGTATAGGTTATGAGCATTCCTTTATTCATCAAGTAGCGGATTTCTTTAAGAGTCTTGAAAGTGATGAGCCTTGTAGGCCTACTTTTAGAGATGCTTATGAGACCCAGAAGGTATGTGAGGCCGTATTAGACTCTGCCAAATCCAGAAGCTGGAAAGATACTGGCGTTGATTGGCTAAAGTAA